In the genome of Rhodoplanes sp. Z2-YC6860, one region contains:
- a CDS encoding CobW family GTP-binding protein, which produces MSDTIFDLFPSASASRFGRRQKRARGSRLPVTIVTGFLGAGKTTLVRRFLESPEGRGTALVVNEFGSEGIDDALLRESSDEVTLLGNGCLCCNTRSDLQIALRRLIADRDRGKIPHFDRVLIETSGLADISPILQTFSTDRALGGEFAIEVVLTVVDAVSGLKNLERAPEARKQAILADRIVISKSDISDIKTVRALTARLAELNPRAVTDVAVRGDIDPRCLIDTGQSDAIERHTGFVAEASHSDDVTSFVMRSDTPWNWPVFHRAMDTLITLRGPDLLRIKGLLNLEGSKGPVVFQAVQHLMHPPVELSAWPDADHASRVVFITRGVTEKQVQDLFAACSALGYVTGE; this is translated from the coding sequence ATGAGCGATACGATTTTCGATCTCTTCCCCTCTGCGTCGGCGAGCCGCTTTGGCCGCCGGCAGAAGCGTGCGCGGGGCTCGCGGCTGCCGGTGACCATTGTCACGGGTTTTCTTGGCGCCGGAAAAACCACGCTGGTGCGCCGCTTTCTCGAATCGCCCGAAGGCCGCGGCACCGCGCTGGTCGTCAACGAGTTCGGCTCCGAGGGCATCGACGACGCGTTGCTGCGCGAGAGCTCTGACGAGGTGACGCTTCTCGGCAACGGCTGCCTCTGCTGCAACACCCGCAGCGATCTGCAAATCGCATTGCGGCGGCTGATCGCCGACCGCGATCGCGGCAAGATCCCGCATTTCGACCGGGTGCTGATCGAAACCAGCGGGCTCGCCGATATCAGCCCGATCCTGCAAACCTTTTCCACCGATCGCGCACTCGGCGGTGAATTCGCCATCGAGGTGGTGCTGACCGTGGTCGACGCGGTATCGGGGCTGAAAAACCTTGAGCGCGCGCCCGAGGCGCGCAAGCAGGCGATCCTCGCCGACCGCATCGTGATCTCAAAATCGGATATCTCCGATATCAAGACCGTGAGGGCGCTGACCGCGCGGCTTGCCGAACTCAACCCGCGCGCCGTCACCGACGTTGCCGTGAGGGGCGACATCGATCCGAGGTGCCTGATCGACACCGGCCAGTCCGACGCGATCGAGCGTCATACCGGTTTTGTGGCGGAGGCCTCGCACAGCGACGACGTCACCAGCTTCGTCATGCGCAGCGACACGCCATGGAACTGGCCGGTGTTTCACCGCGCGATGGACACGCTGATCACCCTCCGCGGACCCGATCTTTTGCGCATCAAGGGCCTTCTGAACCTCGAGGGCAGCAAGGGGCCGGTGGTGTTCCAGGCGGTGCAGCATCTGATGCATCCGCCGGTCGAACTGTCGGCCTGGCCCGACGCCGACCACGCCAGCCGCGTGGTGTTCATCACCCGCGGCGTGACCGAGAAGCAGGTCCAAGACCTGTTCGCGGCTTGCAGCGCGCTGGGCTACGTCACCGGCGAATAG
- a CDS encoding LemA family protein: MRTEWIAIAVVAVIALYAVIVFNRLVRARNLVREGWSGIDVQLRRRSDLVPNLIEAVKGYAAHERALFDDIAAKRTSALNADSIGGRAAAEAELQASIHKMLAVAEAYPALKASTNFLELQHQLAGLEDQLQLARRYYNGTVRDYNIGIQSFPDVVLARLTGFHEEHFFQTEDSGLPTVSFEARS, from the coding sequence ATGCGCACCGAGTGGATTGCCATTGCCGTCGTGGCCGTGATCGCGCTTTACGCGGTGATCGTGTTCAACCGCCTGGTTCGCGCCCGCAATCTGGTGCGCGAAGGCTGGAGCGGCATCGACGTGCAGCTTCGCCGCAGAAGCGACCTCGTTCCCAATCTGATCGAGGCCGTCAAAGGCTATGCGGCTCACGAGCGCGCGTTGTTCGACGATATCGCCGCGAAGCGCACTTCAGCGTTGAACGCGGATAGCATCGGCGGCCGCGCCGCGGCGGAAGCCGAACTGCAGGCCTCGATCCACAAGATGCTCGCGGTTGCCGAAGCCTATCCGGCGCTGAAGGCGAGCACGAATTTTCTGGAGCTGCAGCATCAGCTCGCCGGGCTGGAAGATCAGCTGCAGCTTGCGCGGCGCTATTACAACGGCACGGTCCGCGACTACAACATCGGCATTCAGTCATTTCCCGATGTCGTGCTCGCCCGTCTGACTGGTTTTCACGAAGAGCATTTTTTCCAGACCGAAGACTCGGGCCTGCCCACGGTCTCATTCGAGGCGCGTTCATGA
- a CDS encoding Bug family tripartite tricarboxylate transporter substrate binding protein has translation MNVRRLALALALTILPLCAQAQSSYPNQPIKFVVPYAAGGFPDTTARFVAAHMQEKIGEPAVVENRPGGAGSVAVNALTSAPPDGYTLMVTDGATVTVNPLLFKTLSYGMKDVVPVALFARAPLFLAVNADLPVHSLKEFVDYVRAHPGEVNYGSSGVGSAHHITMEALKSALGLQMTHVPYRGTGQSVPALLGGHVQVLFSAYPSLAGAVADKRVRILATNGAQPSPQAPDVPPIATLVPGFDLSTMAGLFARAGTPQAVVDKLSAASVAVVKMPETRKQMDGAGIEPAGEDSAAFGKYLAAEAAYVAKVIETAGIKVE, from the coding sequence ATGAATGTCCGCCGCTTGGCGCTTGCGCTGGCTCTGACCATCCTGCCGTTGTGCGCGCAGGCCCAAAGCTCATATCCGAACCAACCAATCAAATTCGTCGTGCCCTATGCCGCTGGCGGCTTTCCCGACACCACCGCGCGCTTCGTCGCCGCGCACATGCAAGAGAAGATCGGTGAGCCTGCCGTGGTCGAGAACCGGCCAGGCGGCGCCGGCAGTGTCGCCGTCAATGCGCTCACCTCGGCGCCTCCCGACGGCTACACGCTGATGGTCACTGACGGCGCAACCGTCACGGTCAATCCATTGCTGTTCAAAACATTGTCCTACGGCATGAAGGACGTCGTGCCGGTGGCTCTGTTCGCTCGCGCGCCGTTGTTTCTCGCGGTCAACGCCGACCTGCCGGTGCATTCGCTGAAGGAGTTCGTCGACTATGTCAGGGCGCACCCTGGCGAGGTGAATTACGGCTCCTCGGGCGTCGGCAGCGCCCATCACATCACGATGGAGGCGCTGAAATCGGCGCTCGGCTTGCAGATGACCCACGTGCCCTATCGCGGCACCGGTCAGTCTGTGCCGGCGCTGCTCGGCGGCCATGTGCAGGTGCTGTTCTCGGCCTATCCGTCGCTGGCCGGAGCCGTCGCCGACAAGCGTGTCCGGATTCTCGCCACCAATGGCGCACAGCCGTCGCCGCAGGCGCCTGACGTGCCGCCGATCGCCACGCTGGTGCCCGGCTTCGATCTCTCGACCATGGCCGGACTGTTCGCGCGGGCCGGCACGCCGCAGGCCGTCGTCGACAAGCTGAGCGCCGCTTCCGTTGCCGTTGTGAAAATGCCCGAAACGCGAAAGCAGATGGACGGTGCCGGCATCGAGCCTGCCGGCGAGGACAGTGCGGCATTCGGCAAGTATCTCGCCGCCGAAGCCGCTTATGTGGCCAAGGTCATAGAAACCGCGGGCATCAAGGTCGAATAG
- a CDS encoding Bug family tripartite tricarboxylate transporter substrate binding protein — protein MRWFSNIGIAFVIFITSSVAALAQNYPSRPIVMVVPFSAGGTFDVLGRIVAPRMSEILGQQVIVENTTGAGGIVGVTRVVNAAPDGYTLLLGSVGTHAYNQWIYKKRRYDAVHDFTPVALWSEQPMVLETRKDLPANTIPEFVALLKSKGSKMQFGSAGAGTTTHLACALLNATIGVNVTHVPYRGSAPASNDLIGGQIDYLCGNLGAATPLIAGKQIKVIATLSKDRSPLMADLPSAHEQGLAGIDITTWSAFFLPKGAPAAVVAKLNEAVHAAMDTPAIKTRMTEIGVTGIAPPRRSPEYLASFVADEVKRWEGPIVSGGLQVD, from the coding sequence ATGAGGTGGTTTTCAAACATTGGAATTGCATTCGTAATTTTCATCACGTCATCGGTCGCGGCACTTGCCCAAAATTATCCGTCGCGACCCATCGTCATGGTCGTGCCGTTTTCAGCCGGAGGCACCTTTGACGTCCTGGGCCGCATCGTCGCGCCGCGCATGAGCGAAATCCTCGGCCAGCAGGTGATCGTCGAGAACACCACCGGCGCAGGCGGCATCGTCGGCGTTACACGCGTGGTGAACGCCGCGCCGGACGGCTACACGCTGCTGCTCGGCTCGGTCGGCACCCATGCCTACAATCAGTGGATCTACAAGAAGCGCCGCTACGACGCGGTGCACGATTTCACGCCGGTCGCGCTGTGGTCGGAGCAGCCGATGGTGCTCGAAACGCGCAAGGATTTGCCAGCCAACACCATCCCGGAGTTTGTGGCGCTCTTGAAGTCCAAGGGCTCGAAGATGCAGTTCGGCTCGGCGGGCGCTGGCACCACCACCCATCTCGCCTGCGCGTTGTTGAATGCGACCATCGGCGTGAATGTCACCCACGTGCCCTATCGCGGCTCGGCACCGGCCTCCAATGACCTGATCGGCGGCCAGATCGACTATTTGTGCGGCAATCTCGGAGCAGCCACGCCGCTGATCGCCGGCAAACAGATCAAGGTCATTGCGACGCTGTCGAAAGACCGCTCGCCGCTGATGGCTGATCTCCCCAGCGCTCACGAGCAAGGGCTCGCAGGTATCGACATCACCACCTGGTCGGCCTTCTTCCTCCCCAAGGGCGCGCCCGCCGCCGTGGTCGCAAAGCTCAATGAGGCGGTCCATGCGGCGATGGACACCCCGGCCATCAAGACCCGGATGACGGAGATCGGGGTCACCGGCATTGCGCCGCCGCGGCGTTCGCCCGAATACCTCGCCAGCTTCGTCGCCGACGAGGTGAAGCGGTGGGAGGGCCCGATCGTGTCGGGCGGACTTCAAGTCGATTAG